The genomic interval GAAGCCTGCAGGGTGGGCAGTGGCCCTGAGCAAGCCTGCGGCAAGGTGGCCAGGGCTGACCGTCAGCAGGAGCCCCTCTTCCCACCTGGGCAGGGAGGGCCCGTCATGCCTGGCTCCCCACAGGCTCCCCACATGACTCCCGTCACCCCCATGAGCCCCAGAGAGGGGTAGGAGCAGGCGGTGGAGGGAGCAGAGGGGTGCGTCCCCAGGTGGCTCTGCACAACACACAGGGCAAGGGGGTTGGGGTGTAGGGTGGCCTCTCTGCCCCCCCATCCTTCAGGACACACTCCACACCACAGCCCGAGCCTCTGCGCCCAGCAGTGGctgtccccagctccctgggATCTGCGGAGCCCTGGTGAGCTGTCCCCACTACTGGGATGCCTTGCAGTCTCTGGCCACCCACACCCCCAGGGCCTCAAACCTGCTGTTCCTCCACTGGGAAGGCCTTGAGGTGCGTCCACAGGGACGCTCCAACACCAGCCTCCAAGCAGATCCCCTCCCAGACCCGCCCCCGCCCCCTGAAACCCCTGCCTCCTGCGGCCGCTCCAGCTCCACCCGGGgatctctgtctgtctctcccacaGGAGGGGAGGTCCTCCACTGTGCTGTGTCCTTGGACCTGGGAcagggcctggcatgtgctgCCTGATTAATAATGTCACTGTCACCCGACCAACAGAGAGTCCGGGGAATGAGGAGCGGAGGAAGGCAGGAGGCCGACAGGTGGCTGCTggatgatggacagatggacGGATGGGAGGAGGATCAAGTGGGTGGACTGAAGGGAAAGTccatggatggacagatggacagtgGGGGAGTCAGGACAGAAGAACCCAGGGAAGGAAGCACCTCTAGCAtatggaagagaggaaggaaggaaggatggacagacagacaaccggatggatggatggatgaatggacagatggacagacaaCTGGGTGGATGatgcatggatgaatggatggatgaatgaatggacagatggatggacaaatgatggacagatggatgggcaGACAACAGGActgatggataggtggatggatggatggatggatggacagatggatgatggatggatggacagatggatgggcaGACAACTGGATGGAAGGATAATGGATGATGGATGaacagatgggtggatggaaggatggacagACAACTGGActgatggatgagtggatggatggacagatagatggGCAGACAACTGGATGGaaggatgatggatggatggatggacagtgggtgggtggtgggtggagaCACACTGCCAGCTGGACGCCGCAGTGGCAGAGACACAGGTCCCCCCTCGAGAGGAGAGCCCACTGCGGTGCACACAGCCCCCCCTCCCTCCGCGCccgccccaggccctgcccaggaAGCGAGGCCGAGGAACATGGCAGGTGGGGGCTGACCCCAGGCTTTATTGAGCAGTCTTGGGTGGCGGACAGCAGGCCCTCGCCCCACCCTGGAGCCCCCTCTTCCTGCCCTGAGGCCACCCAGGGCGGCGGAGGCCGCGGGACCGTGCCCCTCAGCTGCTGAGGAAGCAGCCCCGCTTGTGCCACTTCTGGTCGCGGATGCGGCGCACGGACTGCAGCTGCGGCTGGTTGGCGTCCCACTCGTTCCAGTGGCGGTACTCGCCCCGCTCCAGCACGTACTGGCGCCCGCGGTAGCCGGGGAACTCATAGCCGACCCACCTGCCGGGATAAGGCTGGGCTGAGGACAGCTGTCACCAGGCCCGGCCTCGGCCAGCCACCGACTCTGCCCACTGCCTGTTACCCGGCCgggctcctcctgggctccccagtGCCCTTGGGATGCGCCTAAACTCGAACCCTCTCACCAGACCCTTGCAAAACCCCCAGGTGCTGTCTCCACGTCCCTCTTCACACTGTGCCGCTGAGCCTCCGTACATGCTGTTCCTCCTGCCTGGCACACTCTTCCTCACCTTGCCCTATTCCTCCCCCTTCCATTTGCACCCCTTACCACTCCATTTAGTTCCTTCTTCCTCTAGAAAGTCCTTCCTGGCTGAACTGAATAGCTCCCCAGGACTCCCAGAGGCATACGTCTGCCTCCACACCCTGATCACAACCAGCTGTGAATACCTGTCTCCTGGCCTGTGTCCCTATCGGCCTGGGAAATTCTTGAGGGCAGTGGCCATTTAGTTCTTAGAGTTCCCTGTGTCCCATTACCTctcacatagtaaatgctcagcAAAAATTCCCTGAGTAAAATTTCACAGGAAGGATCAACCCAAGTCATAGGCCCACCATGAGACCTAACCACAAACACAGGGCAAGACGCCTTAAGGTGGCATTAACAGTGACATGCAGCCTAGAAGGAGGGAAGTGATTCAGTCTGCTCTCCTAGGAAGGACTCGGGTCACACCTCGGCATACATCTCACGTCCTTGATCGGGGTCAAGGACtgtgaagaagaaagaacagtCCGAGAATCACTTTCCAGGCCTGGATAGGTTCAGAAAAGGAGCAAAGGTTTAGATGGGGACAGGTAGGGGACCcatttcaatggaaaaaaataagtttctggAGTCAGAGCTTCCTGGGGTCCCAGTGGTGGGAGCACCCGACGGGACGTCCCCATCCTGGGTGCGGGTGACTGGGACTCTGAGCAGGATGGTCCCCTGCGGCCTGGAGGACACAGGTGGCTCCTGTGCAGAACAGAGGGCGGAGACGGGGCGGGGCAAGGGTGCGCCGGGTCCCTTACGTCCCGTTGATGGCCTGGATGCTGGCCACGCGGTCCTGGAAGCCGTGCGCCCACAGGCTGGGCACGTCGTCGTCCACTATCTCCATCTTGCGGCCGCTGAAGGCGGGGTTCTCGAACAGGTGCAGCTTGTGGTCCGGGCCGTCCTGGGGGAGAGCGGGGCTGAGCCGGCCACCCCACCCCGACGGGCTCGGGGACGCCCCGGGAGGAGGAGAGAGCCAACGGCCACCCCAGAGCTGACCCAGGAGGGAGAGGGCCGCGGAGAGACTCAGCGGGACCTTCGAGCCACGGGTAGGAAACAGCTTCATTCCACCCATGGCTGCAGAGAGGGAAGCTGAGGCCGGGGCAGCAGCGATGGATGGGCAGTGTGGACGCAGGTGCCACCCCGCCCTGCTGGACCAGGTCCCACCCGGCCTCCCCTCGCACTGCCCAGGAGGAGCACCGGGTGGTGGGAGCGGGAGAAGGGCTGCCGTGGGCAGGAGTGGGCGCACATGGGTATCAGAGGGAAGCCAGGAAGGACTTGAAGGGCGGCAGGGTTCATTTCTGGTTATCTCCTGGGCTGTTTCTCATTTCCACGGGGTTACAAACGGAGACCCCAGGGCGGCATGGGTTAATTCAAGACGAGCCCCGGTGTCCGCACCCCTGCATCCAGTGTCCACTCAGTAGCCGACTGCGTCTCACTCTCCTGGGGGCAGACATTTGGGGGCCCCTCCAGGCTACCACCCAGGCGGGGGCGGGGCTTGTGCTCACGATTTCTAGAGGCCGGAGGGACAGGAGGCTGTCACTGTGGCGGCTATTGGACCAGGCGTCCCAGCGAGGGTAGTCTCCCTTCTCCAGGACAAACTGCTCTCCCCGGAAGGACCTGCACTCAAACGCCAGCCACCTGGGGAGGGAGGGCCTGGGTCACCTCCAGGGCGGCAGAGTGGGCACCCAGGCCTGCAGATCTGGGGGTGGGTGGCTCTGACCTGGCTCCCTGCCTGGCCCCAGTCTTGCTGCTGATTCCTGGGTCTCCTGTGGATGGACCGGGACATGCTGAATAAGTCTGAGACCCTGGACCCAGAAACCGTCGTAGGACATGTTTTCTAGAATCCACGTGAAGTCCAGTCTGTGAGGAGGGTGCTCAGAAAGTCTTAGCAGGACACCCGACAGGCTGTCAGTGTTCTGTAGAGCACCCCCCTCCTCCTCcgctcctctcttcctccctccctccctccccctccctcctgctcttcatttctctatctgatgtgcatctgtccagggtcACTCAGATGTCAGTGCCAGCGTCTGGACTTGCTTGCCTTGTAGACATGGCTGGGATTCCTGACCCCTGgggttcagtttcctcatctgtggagATAAGAATGGCACCTCTCTCATAGGATGAGAGCAATACTTGTCAAACTTGAGATgatatttttacttgaaattaTAAGTATCACcagggtgcagtggtacatgcctggaatcccagcaacttgggaggctgaggcaggaggatcacaagttcaaggccagcctcagcagcttggcaagatcttaagcaacttagcaagactttgtctcaaaataaaaatgtaaaaaaaaaaaaaaaaaaaaaaaaggaaattacaaatatcatatccatttatttatatgcactgATATAAATTGAATATTCACTATTTGGTCATGGAGTCAGTCTGTCCTCTTTCCTGCCACTTGCCCTGGCAATGGAGAGCTTGAAGTTTTTTCGAAAAGAACCTCTCTCGTTCTACAGACGAGGAAACCGAGGCCAGAGCGGAAGGGAGCTGTCTAGGGCCCGCAGTAGCCGGTGTTGAGCTCCTGCGCCGGGGAGGTGACGGGGCCTGGACAGGTACTTACGGCCCGGACTCCACTTGGATGGAGCCCACCTTCTCCAGCAGGCTGTCGGTCAAATTGGGACATTCCGCCGAGAGCTCGCATCGCTTGCCCTGGAAGTTCTCTAGCTCGTACACCGTCACCTGCAAGAGCAGCATCCTCAACGTCGCACGCGCTGGACTCCCAGCTCCAGCCCGCGCTGCCCCTCGGCACCACCTGCTCCCTGCCCTCCGCGCGGCGAGCCTGCACCGCCCCCTGGTGGCCGCAGCGGGGACGCCTCCAGCGCCTCCCATCGAACAGTTAATAATGATGCCAACTCCAATGATTGGCAGGCGCCAGGAGGGACCCTGGGAGAGGAAAATAACCGACGGGAGGGCTGGAGGGAAGGAAGTGAAGCCTCTTTGGCCGGGAGGGAACAAGGGTCACTTGCAAACTTCAAGAGGAGTGAGAAATCCATTATTCCCTTCATGTGaaatttcctcctttaaaaactctacttaagctgggtgtggtggcccacgcctgtcatcccagcagctggggagcctgaggcaggagggtggcaagttcaaagccagcctcagcaacttagtgaggccctaagcagctcagtgagaccctgtctctaaataaattattaaaagggctggggatggggctcagaggtaaAACGCCCCGGTATCCAGCAAACGACAACAAACCCTCCATATAAGGCACATGAAATGCCCATCTACAAACTTTGGGCTCAGCTTTGCCTGCATCAAGCCCAAGAGGGAAGGGGCTCAAAGGCGCCCATCTAGCTTGAAGCGCAGTCTTTGTATGTGGCACCTAGGGAGCACCCGTTCCAATCACTTTACAGAATGGGTGAGAGAATCTCAGAATGGGTAAGTCATTTTCCTCAGGCTGCACAGCAAGTTGGGTGGAGGCACTGGGATTCAGTAAGGCTAC from Urocitellus parryii isolate mUroPar1 chromosome 3, mUroPar1.hap1, whole genome shotgun sequence carries:
- the Crybb3 gene encoding beta-crystallin B3; this translates as MAEQHGAPEQAAAGKSHGGLGGGYKVTVYELENFQGKRCELSAECPNLTDSLLEKVGSIQVESGPWLAFECRSFRGEQFVLEKGDYPRWDAWSNSRHSDSLLSLRPLEIDGPDHKLHLFENPAFSGRKMEIVDDDVPSLWAHGFQDRVASIQAINGTWVGYEFPGYRGRQYVLERGEYRHWNEWDANQPQLQSVRRIRDQKWHKRGCFLSS